The following are encoded in a window of Arthrobacter sp. OAP107 genomic DNA:
- the dapB gene encoding 4-hydroxy-tetrahydrodipicolinate reductase, with amino-acid sequence MTQQLPVAVLGANGRMGAEAVKAVEAAPDMKLVAALGRGDSLDSLLESGARYVVDLTVPESTEENVRFAVENGMHAVVGTTGWDLGRLESLETLLAGHPEVGVLIAPNFALGSVLTSAFAAKASKYFESVEIIELHHPDKVDAPSGTAVRTAQLVAAEREAAGIGPSPDATTTELAGARGCEVDGVRVHSVRLRGLVAHQEVLLGGPGEQLTLRHDSFDRASFMPGVLLGVRNVAAHPGLTVGLDGYLDLGL; translated from the coding sequence ATGACCCAACAACTTCCTGTCGCCGTTCTGGGCGCAAACGGGCGCATGGGCGCCGAGGCCGTCAAAGCTGTGGAGGCCGCACCCGACATGAAGCTCGTCGCCGCGCTGGGACGCGGTGACTCCCTCGATTCCCTGCTCGAATCGGGTGCCCGGTACGTCGTGGACCTCACCGTTCCGGAGAGCACCGAGGAGAACGTGCGCTTCGCCGTCGAAAACGGCATGCACGCCGTGGTTGGCACCACTGGCTGGGACCTGGGCAGGCTGGAGTCGCTGGAGACCCTGCTGGCCGGCCACCCTGAAGTCGGTGTGCTGATTGCACCCAACTTCGCCCTCGGCTCCGTGCTCACGTCTGCATTTGCCGCGAAGGCATCCAAGTACTTCGAATCCGTGGAGATCATCGAGCTCCACCACCCGGACAAGGTGGACGCGCCGTCGGGTACCGCCGTGCGCACCGCCCAGCTGGTGGCTGCCGAACGCGAGGCGGCCGGCATCGGCCCCAGCCCCGACGCCACCACCACAGAACTGGCCGGCGCCCGCGGCTGTGAGGTGGACGGCGTGCGCGTGCACAGCGTCCGGCTCCGCGGGCTCGTGGCGCATCAGGAAGTCCTGCTCGGCGGCCCGGGGGAGCAGTTGACGCTCCGTCACGATTCCTTCGACCGGGCTTCGTTCATGCCCGGTGTGCTCCTGGGCGTGCGGAACGTCGCAGCGCACCCGGGGCTCACCGTCGGCCTGGACGGCTACCTGGACCTGGGGCTGTAA